Proteins from one Deinococcus fonticola genomic window:
- a CDS encoding tyrosine-type recombinase/integrase, with protein sequence MNPNVLQTQAERFLADLKRSPHTVRAYRADLRHLAGWLEETGHFLTAEGLDAYFATHAQWAASTRNRKQTALERFCRWALQRELLDRDPTLHLERPSLPPPHPRGLRREEIERIFAEIPAEQARDALLFRLVFETGIRIGEALGAHVEDLDLTRGDEHLTVLGKGGRKRTVLLDDPRLVNLLRRYLRTLGYTRGPLFQARKNGRGGPLRYQSVQERWQGYAERAGVTCTLHQLRYSHATELVNGGVSLATIRKRLGHQHIQTSLRYAEVSDQTADAEVRWWRRRK encoded by the coding sequence GTGAACCCGAATGTTCTCCAGACCCAGGCTGAACGCTTTCTCGCGGACTTGAAGCGCAGCCCGCACACGGTCCGCGCCTACCGCGCGGACCTGCGGCACCTGGCCGGGTGGCTAGAAGAAACAGGACATTTCCTGACTGCTGAAGGTCTCGACGCCTACTTCGCCACTCACGCACAGTGGGCAGCTTCCACCCGGAATCGCAAACAGACGGCTCTGGAACGTTTCTGCCGCTGGGCACTGCAACGCGAGTTGCTGGACCGTGATCCCACCCTGCATCTGGAGCGCCCTAGCCTGCCGCCCCCACATCCACGGGGACTACGCCGGGAGGAGATCGAGCGCATCTTCGCTGAGATTCCAGCCGAACAGGCGCGGGATGCTCTGCTGTTCCGCCTGGTTTTCGAGACGGGAATACGCATCGGTGAAGCGTTGGGCGCGCACGTAGAGGATCTCGACCTGACCCGGGGCGACGAGCACCTGACGGTGCTGGGCAAGGGAGGTCGGAAGCGAACGGTACTGCTCGACGATCCCAGGCTGGTCAACCTGCTGCGGCGCTACCTGCGGACCCTGGGCTACACGCGTGGGCCACTGTTCCAGGCCAGGAAGAACGGGCGAGGGGGACCGCTGCGGTATCAGAGCGTGCAGGAACGCTGGCAGGGATACGCCGAACGCGCCGGGGTGACCTGCACCCTGCATCAACTCCGCTACAGCCACGCGACGGAACTGGTGAACGGCGGCGTGAGCCTGGCAACCATCCGGAAACGGCTGGGGCATCAGCACATTCAGACGAGCCTGCGGTACGCGGAGGTGAGTGACCAGACGGCGGATGCGGAAGTGCGGTGGTGGCGACGGAGGAAATGA